Proteins from a genomic interval of Nostoc sp. TCL240-02:
- the yidC gene encoding membrane protein insertase YidC codes for MDFGIGFLSNNVMLPIIDFFYGIFPSYGLAIVALTLIVRFALYPLSAGSIRNMRKMRIVQPLMQKRMAEIKERYKDEPQKQQEEMVNVQKEFGNPLAGCFPLLVQMPVLLALFATLRGSPFASANYSVNLQILPAEQIEQIQPQAFATAPQNIYVADGEHVKVAAILPSGNKLAVGEQTKIQYQTVEGKPFQVLLAEHPENKLVPDWKVTKGEDRIKIDANGNVEALQPGEVSIQGTIPGLAAEKGFLFIDALGRVGAQDPDGTIHWDIVAMIVFFGISLYVSQMLSGQNSSGGNPQQDTVNKITPVIFSGMFLFFPLPAGVLMYMVIGNIFQTAQTYILSREPLPEELQKIVETQEKEVTVTEQKALPFEPKSSKKKTIGGS; via the coding sequence ATGGATTTTGGTATCGGCTTTCTCTCGAACAACGTGATGTTGCCAATCATAGATTTCTTCTATGGTATATTTCCGAGCTACGGATTGGCGATCGTTGCTTTGACATTGATAGTCCGCTTCGCGCTCTATCCCCTGAGTGCTGGCTCAATTCGCAACATGCGGAAGATGCGAATTGTACAACCTCTGATGCAGAAGCGGATGGCAGAAATTAAAGAGCGCTATAAGGATGAACCGCAAAAGCAGCAAGAGGAAATGGTCAATGTTCAAAAAGAATTTGGCAACCCCTTAGCAGGCTGTTTTCCATTACTAGTACAAATGCCGGTCTTATTAGCACTGTTTGCCACTTTGCGGGGTTCGCCTTTTGCAAGTGCAAACTACAGCGTTAACCTGCAAATTCTTCCCGCAGAACAAATCGAACAAATTCAACCCCAAGCTTTTGCTACTGCTCCCCAAAATATTTATGTTGCGGATGGGGAACACGTTAAAGTAGCTGCAATTCTGCCCAGTGGTAACAAACTAGCTGTGGGAGAACAAACTAAGATCCAATATCAGACTGTTGAGGGCAAACCCTTTCAGGTACTTTTAGCAGAACACCCAGAAAATAAGCTAGTTCCTGATTGGAAAGTCACCAAAGGAGAAGATCGGATAAAAATTGATGCTAATGGCAATGTAGAAGCCTTGCAACCTGGAGAAGTTAGCATTCAAGGAACAATTCCCGGATTAGCAGCAGAAAAAGGCTTTTTATTTATTGATGCTTTGGGCAGGGTTGGGGCACAAGATCCAGATGGCACAATCCACTGGGATATTGTTGCTATGATCGTCTTCTTTGGAATCAGCCTTTATGTCAGCCAAATGCTTTCTGGGCAAAATTCCAGTGGTGGTAATCCGCAGCAAGATACAGTTAACAAAATCACTCCAGTCATTTTTTCTGGGATGTTCTTGTTCTTCCCCTTACCAGCCGGGGTGCTGATGTATATGGTGATTGGTAATATTTTCCAAACCGCACAAACTTATATTCTTTCCCGCGAACCTCTACCAGAAGAACTACAAAAAATTGTAGAAACCCAAGAGAAAGAAGTAACAGTCACCGAACAAAAAGCATTGCCATTTGAACCGAAAAGTTCTAAGAAAAAGACCATAGGGGGATCATGA
- a CDS encoding R3H domain-containing nucleic acid-binding protein, translated as MSNISMQRGQQWLKTLLELTGVPVEIQGHLETAQSQDSDSPEPDNYWLTIDQTNLTTEQIQVLIGTDGSVLDAIQYLANSVLNLNQPSEEQASYTIELNGYRVKREAEIRALAEAAADEVRFSGREVEIKSLSSAERRQIHTFLKEFGDLETFSRGKEPHRHLVVRPASLEEVKSQERRD; from the coding sequence ATGAGCAATATTTCGATGCAGCGAGGTCAGCAGTGGTTAAAAACCCTGCTGGAACTCACTGGAGTGCCTGTTGAGATTCAGGGTCATTTAGAAACTGCCCAATCTCAAGATAGCGATTCCCCAGAACCAGATAATTACTGGTTGACAATCGATCAAACTAATTTAACGACAGAACAAATCCAAGTATTAATTGGTACTGATGGTTCTGTGCTAGATGCGATTCAGTATTTAGCAAATTCGGTTTTAAACCTGAACCAACCCTCAGAGGAACAAGCCTCTTATACCATTGAGTTGAATGGCTATCGGGTTAAAAGAGAAGCCGAAATTCGCGCATTAGCAGAAGCAGCAGCAGATGAAGTGCGCTTTTCTGGCAGAGAAGTGGAAATTAAATCTCTCAGTTCTGCTGAAAGGCGACAAATCCATACCTTCTTGAAGGAATTTGGAGATTTGGAAACCTTCAGTCGCGGTAAAGAACCGCATCGTCATCTGGTTGTGCGACCAGCTTCTTTGGAAGAAGTTAAGAGTCAGGAGAGACGCGATTAA
- a CDS encoding NAD(P) transhydrogenase subunit alpha: MTEALLAALFVFVLASFIGFEVINKIPPTLHTPLMSGSNAISGIAVLGAIVAAGARDTNVSVILGLIAVVLATVNVVGGFLVTDRMLQMFKKKEIKA, from the coding sequence ATGACAGAGGCATTACTTGCTGCTTTGTTTGTATTTGTGTTGGCATCTTTTATCGGCTTTGAAGTCATCAACAAAATCCCACCGACTCTACACACACCCTTAATGTCAGGCTCAAATGCGATTTCGGGCATTGCGGTACTGGGAGCAATAGTTGCTGCTGGTGCAAGAGACACAAATGTATCAGTAATTCTTGGCTTGATTGCTGTGGTATTAGCAACAGTCAACGTTGTAGGTGGTTTTTTAGTGACAGACAGAATGTTGCAAATGTTCAAGAAGAAGGAGATTAAGGCGTGA
- the rnpA gene encoding ribonuclease P protein component translates to MALPKANRLKSRKDFQAVFREGIRRNGSYLTLRALKPLSSRKPSLDTATQTTQPIDLRTLASTRIGISISTKVSKRAVVRNRIKRQITSALHNLLPKLSPGWRLVLIVKPTAAESKCVSPQFLQELEQLLAQAEVFDGNS, encoded by the coding sequence GTGGCTTTGCCTAAAGCAAATCGGCTAAAATCCCGCAAGGATTTTCAGGCAGTTTTCCGGGAAGGAATTCGGCGTAATGGCTCTTATTTAACATTGAGAGCCTTAAAGCCGTTGTCTTCAAGAAAACCTTCTTTGGACACTGCCACTCAGACTACACAACCAATTGACTTAAGAACTCTTGCCAGCACGCGGATTGGAATTTCCATAAGTACAAAAGTTAGCAAAAGGGCAGTGGTTCGCAACCGAATCAAACGGCAAATTACTTCTGCTTTACATAATTTGCTGCCCAAATTATCACCAGGATGGCGGTTAGTGTTGATTGTCAAACCTACAGCAGCAGAATCTAAGTGCGTAAGCCCACAATTTCTGCAAGAATTAGAGCAGTTGTTGGCACAAGCTGAGGTGTTCGATGGGAATTCGTGA
- the rpmH gene encoding 50S ribosomal protein L34, with the protein MKRTLGGTSRKRKRTSGFRARMRTPDGRNVIRARRKKGRHRLSV; encoded by the coding sequence ATGAAAAGAACACTAGGCGGTACTAGCCGTAAGAGAAAAAGAACCTCTGGTTTTCGCGCCAGAATGCGGACACCAGATGGCAGAAACGTTATCAGAGCTAGGAGAAAGAAGGGTCGTCATCGTTTGAGCGTTTAG
- a CDS encoding PH domain-containing protein — MGIREDVYYEGGPHIGDLIVNLLIGLTIVGIPLTVGAIVRALWLRFRITDRRVTVSGGWQGRDRTDIIYSEIVKVVTIPRGIGLWGDMVLTLKNGSRLELRAIPKFREVYDYINERIAAKNPEYSATANK; from the coding sequence ATGGGAATTCGTGAAGATGTTTATTATGAAGGTGGCCCCCATATTGGGGATTTAATTGTCAACCTATTGATTGGACTAACCATTGTCGGGATACCATTAACAGTCGGGGCAATTGTCAGAGCATTGTGGCTGCGTTTCCGCATCACCGATCGCCGAGTTACGGTGAGCGGAGGTTGGCAGGGACGCGATCGCACTGACATAATTTACTCAGAAATTGTCAAAGTCGTTACAATCCCCCGTGGCATTGGCTTGTGGGGAGATATGGTACTAACCCTAAAAAACGGCAGTCGTCTCGAATTGCGTGCAATTCCCAAATTCCGCGAAGTCTATGACTACATCAACGAAAGAATTGCTGCGAAAAATCCCGAATATAGCGCCACTGCGAACAAGTGA
- a CDS encoding Re/Si-specific NAD(P)(+) transhydrogenase subunit alpha encodes MRIAVAKEIEVCERRVALIPDTVARLVKQGLEVWIEVGAGERSFFSDSDYEAAGATIISDTAKLWGETDILLKVSPPQEREDGRSEVDLLKEGAVLVSFLNPLGNPIVAQQLANRKVTALSMEMIPRTTRAQSMDALSSQASLAGYKAVLIAAAALPKYFPMLTTAAGTIAPAKVFIMGAGVAGLQAIATARRLGAVVEAFDIRPAVKEEVQSLGAKFVEVKLEEETVAAGGYAKEISEASKQRTQEVVAEHVKNSDVVITTAQVPGRQAPRLVTEEMVAQMKPGSVIVDLAAEQGGNCACTEPGKDIVWNGVTIIGPINLPSSMPIHASQLYAKNVTSLMQLLIKDKALQVDFSDDIVDAACVTHAGEIRNQRVRDALQALNTQQPAVN; translated from the coding sequence ATGAGAATAGCAGTTGCTAAAGAAATTGAAGTTTGTGAACGTCGTGTGGCATTAATTCCTGACACCGTTGCTCGATTGGTAAAACAAGGTTTGGAAGTGTGGATAGAAGTAGGTGCAGGAGAGCGATCATTTTTCAGTGATTCTGACTACGAAGCCGCAGGAGCTACAATAATCAGCGATACTGCCAAATTATGGGGCGAAACAGATATTCTGCTGAAAGTCAGCCCACCACAAGAACGAGAAGATGGACGCTCAGAAGTTGATTTGTTAAAGGAAGGGGCTGTATTAGTAAGTTTCCTCAATCCTTTGGGAAATCCTATTGTGGCGCAGCAACTAGCAAATCGCAAAGTCACAGCCTTGAGTATGGAAATGATTCCCCGTACTACCAGGGCGCAAAGTATGGATGCTTTGTCCTCACAAGCTTCATTAGCAGGTTACAAAGCAGTATTAATTGCGGCAGCTGCATTACCGAAATATTTCCCGATGTTAACTACAGCCGCAGGGACGATCGCACCAGCGAAAGTATTTATTATGGGCGCTGGTGTAGCGGGGTTGCAAGCGATCGCCACCGCCAGACGTTTGGGAGCAGTGGTAGAAGCCTTTGATATCCGTCCCGCCGTCAAAGAAGAAGTGCAAAGTTTAGGGGCAAAATTCGTTGAAGTCAAACTAGAAGAAGAAACCGTCGCTGCTGGCGGTTATGCCAAGGAAATTTCTGAGGCTAGTAAACAACGTACTCAAGAAGTTGTCGCCGAACACGTCAAAAATTCTGATGTTGTGATTACCACCGCCCAAGTTCCTGGGAGACAAGCGCCACGGCTCGTTACAGAAGAAATGGTGGCACAGATGAAACCCGGTTCAGTGATTGTGGATTTGGCTGCTGAACAGGGTGGTAACTGTGCCTGCACCGAACCCGGCAAAGATATTGTATGGAATGGTGTAACAATTATTGGCCCCATCAATCTCCCATCATCGATGCCAATTCATGCCAGCCAATTGTATGCCAAGAATGTAACTTCATTGATGCAATTGCTAATTAAAGACAAAGCTTTGCAAGTGGACTTTAGCGATGACATCGTTGATGCAGCTTGCGTTACCCATGCTGGTGAAATTCGCAATCAGCGAGTGCGGGATGCGCTACAAGCTTTGAATACTCAACAACCGGCGGTTAATTAG
- a CDS encoding DUF2808 domain-containing protein, with translation MRRLLSALAVTSCLVTGFPVLTWAQSLPGFTLFSGVKAENQLPFRLDFGGQANGWDRYILRIPAQRMKLAVGQFAITYPNYYKGTFDQNKIEVRVKGKAVPLSEVKWDKEGKLINIYPQEPVPAGTAVEVVLSNVKNPSFGGVYYFNCQVLSPGDVPLLRYMGTWILSIN, from the coding sequence ATGCGACGTTTACTTTCCGCTTTAGCCGTGACTAGCTGTTTAGTGACTGGATTTCCAGTCCTGACTTGGGCACAAAGTTTACCTGGGTTTACGCTGTTTAGCGGCGTTAAAGCCGAAAATCAACTGCCCTTCCGATTAGATTTTGGTGGACAAGCCAACGGCTGGGATCGATATATACTAAGAATTCCAGCCCAAAGAATGAAATTGGCTGTTGGTCAATTTGCCATTACCTACCCTAATTATTACAAAGGAACTTTTGACCAGAACAAAATTGAAGTCCGAGTCAAAGGCAAAGCAGTTCCGCTTTCTGAGGTTAAGTGGGACAAAGAAGGTAAACTAATTAATATTTATCCCCAAGAGCCTGTACCAGCAGGTACCGCAGTTGAGGTAGTTTTATCTAACGTGAAAAACCCATCCTTTGGCGGAGTTTACTACTTTAACTGTCAAGTGCTTTCCCCTGGTGATGTACCACTATTGCGCTACATGGGAACATGGATTTTGAGCATCAATTAA